In a genomic window of Curtobacterium sp. MCBD17_035:
- the tsf gene encoding translation elongation factor Ts, giving the protein MANFTAADVKTLRDRLGAGMLDSKNALVEADGDIEKAIEILRVKGLKGVAKREGRATTAGLVAATETTGAATIIELASETDFVAKNDRFIALASEVLGAVAEAGAGTVEAGNAATVNGQTASDYINDNAALMGEKVELRTVARVDGTNFAIYLHKTSQDLPPQVGVVVAYSGDDAETARSIAQHIAFADPKYLTREDVPTEAVEKERGIVEETTRAEGKPEAALPKIIEGRLNGFFKEIVLLEQGYAKDSKVSVAKVAQDAGLTIEGFARVKVGA; this is encoded by the coding sequence ATGGCGAACTTCACCGCAGCTGACGTGAAGACCCTGCGTGACCGCCTCGGCGCGGGCATGCTCGACAGCAAGAACGCGCTCGTCGAGGCCGACGGCGACATCGAGAAGGCCATCGAGATCCTCCGGGTCAAGGGCCTCAAGGGTGTCGCGAAGCGCGAAGGCCGTGCGACCACCGCGGGCCTCGTCGCCGCCACCGAGACCACCGGTGCCGCCACGATCATCGAGCTCGCGAGCGAGACCGACTTCGTCGCGAAGAACGACCGCTTCATCGCGCTCGCGTCCGAGGTCCTCGGCGCGGTCGCCGAGGCCGGCGCCGGCACGGTCGAGGCCGGCAACGCGGCGACGGTCAACGGCCAGACGGCCAGCGACTACATCAACGACAACGCCGCGCTCATGGGCGAGAAGGTCGAGCTCCGCACGGTCGCCCGTGTCGACGGCACGAACTTCGCGATCTACCTGCACAAGACCAGCCAGGACCTGCCCCCGCAGGTCGGCGTCGTCGTCGCCTACTCGGGTGACGACGCCGAGACGGCTCGGTCGATCGCGCAGCACATCGCGTTCGCCGACCCGAAGTACCTGACGCGCGAGGACGTCCCGACCGAGGCCGTCGAGAAGGAGCGCGGGATCGTCGAGGAGACCACGCGCGCCGAGGGCAAGCCGGAGGCCGCGCTCCCGAAGATCATCGAGGGCCGCCTGAACGGCTTCTTCAAGGAGATCGTGCTGCTCGAGCAGGGCTACGCGAAGGACTCGAAGGTCTCC
- the rpsB gene encoding 30S ribosomal protein S2 — translation MAVVTIRQLLDSGVHFGHQTRRWNPKVKRFILAERSGIHIIDLQQSLSYIDRAYDFVKETVAHGGTILFVGTKKQAQNSIAEQATRVGQPYVNQRWLGGLLTNFQTVSKRLARMKELEEIDFDDTTKGFTKKELLIKKRELDKLHKTLGGIRNLTRTPSALWVVDTKKEHLAIDEAQKLGIPVIGILDTNCDPDEITYPIPGNDDAIRSVGLLTRIVADAAAEGLTVRHQGGSDEPVEPLAEWEQELLAQGGSNTAAGQTEGEGATVEENDADAQVAEKPLGEPLETVNAEPTAEAVAAAETTPAE, via the coding sequence ATGGCCGTCGTCACCATCCGCCAGCTGCTCGACAGCGGCGTGCACTTCGGGCACCAGACCCGCCGGTGGAACCCGAAGGTGAAGCGTTTCATCCTCGCCGAGCGCTCGGGCATCCACATCATCGACCTGCAGCAGTCGCTGTCCTACATCGACCGCGCCTACGACTTCGTCAAGGAGACCGTCGCCCACGGCGGCACGATCCTCTTCGTCGGCACCAAGAAGCAGGCGCAGAACTCCATCGCCGAGCAGGCGACGCGCGTCGGCCAGCCCTACGTCAACCAGCGTTGGCTCGGGGGTCTCCTCACGAACTTCCAGACGGTCTCCAAGCGGCTCGCCCGCATGAAGGAGCTCGAGGAGATCGACTTCGACGACACGACGAAGGGCTTCACCAAGAAGGAGCTCCTCATCAAGAAGCGCGAGCTCGACAAGCTGCACAAGACCCTCGGTGGCATCCGCAACCTCACGCGCACGCCGAGCGCCCTGTGGGTCGTCGACACCAAGAAGGAGCACCTCGCCATCGACGAGGCGCAGAAGCTCGGCATCCCGGTCATCGGCATCCTCGACACCAACTGCGATCCCGATGAGATCACCTACCCGATCCCGGGCAACGACGACGCGATCCGCTCGGTCGGTCTGCTGACGCGCATCGTCGCCGACGCCGCCGCCGAGGGCCTGACCGTCCGCCACCAGGGCGGGTCGGACGAGCCCGTCGAGCCGCTGGCCGAGTGGGAGCAGGAGCTCCTCGCGCAGGGCGGGTCGAACACCGCCGCAGGCCAGACCGAGGGCGAGGGCGCCACGGTCGAGGAGAACGACGCCGACGCGCAGGTCGCCGAGAAGCCGCTGGGCGAGCCGCTCGAGACGGTCAACGCGGAGCCGACGGCCGAGGCCGTTGCCGCCGCCGAGACCACCCCGGCCGAGTAA